The Microbacterium limosum sequence CGAGCGAGCCGTCGATCATGCCGCTATGCGCCGGGCCGAGTCCAGGAGCCGGAGCGGCCGCCCTCCTTCGCGGTGATGCGCAGGTCCTCGATGGAGGTGGACTTGTCCATCCCCTTCACCATGTCGACGATCGCGAGGGCTGCGACGCTCACGGCGGTCAGCGCCTCCATCTCCACGCCGGTGCGATCGGCCGTGCGCACGGTCGCCTCGATCTCGACGCCGTCGTCGGTGATCGACAGATCGACCGCCGCACCGTGCACGCCGATGACGTGGGCGAGGGGCAGCAGGTCGGCGCACTTCTTGGCGCCCTGGATGCCGGCGATGCGCGCGACCGCGAGCACGTCGCCCTTGGGGGCCGTGCCGTCCCGGAGCGCGCCCACGACGTGGGCGGCGCAGCGCACGAAACCGCGGGCGGTCGCGGCGCGGACGGTGGGCTGCTTCTCGGTCACATCGACCATGCGGGCGTGGCCGGCGGCATCCAGGTGCGTGAAGCTCATGTGACCAGCATGACATCGACCATGTCGCCGACGTCGACGGCCTCGACGTCGGCCGCGACGATCGCGTAGGCCTCGGCGTGCGCGAGCCCGCCCGCCAGGTGCGAGCCGGAGCCCCCCGCGCTGGCCGGTGCGACCAGCCACCGGGCGGGATCCGAGCGGTCGATGGCGGCGGGCAGGTACTGGCGCCGGCCGAGGGGAGTGCGCCACGCCGTCGCGGCCTGCAGGCGCAGGAGCGGGCGGTGCAGCGCGCGTCGCCCCTGAAGGGCCAGGAGCGCGGGCCGCACGAACGTCTCGAACGACACGGCGGAGCTGACGGGGTTGCCGGGAAGGCCGAAGAAGAGCTCCCCACCGCCGAGCACGCCGAAGGCCTGGGGCTTGCCGGGCTGCATCGCG is a genomic window containing:
- the moaC gene encoding cyclic pyranopterin monophosphate synthase MoaC, with product MSFTHLDAAGHARMVDVTEKQPTVRAATARGFVRCAAHVVGALRDGTAPKGDVLAVARIAGIQGAKKCADLLPLAHVIGVHGAAVDLSITDDGVEIEATVRTADRTGVEMEALTAVSVAALAIVDMVKGMDKSTSIEDLRITAKEGGRSGSWTRPGA